A stretch of the Asticcacaulis sp. ZE23SCel15 genome encodes the following:
- the msrA gene encoding peptide-methionine (S)-S-oxide reductase MsrA yields the protein MFGLKTQMISKDQALTGRPDPLPTDDIHAVLGTPIKGPFPEGLETVVVAMGCFWGVERLFWKQDGVYSTAAGYIGGYTPNPTYKEVCSGQTGHTEGVQIVYDPAKISFNQLLKLFWEEHNPTQGFRQGNDVGTQYRSAIFARTDAQYQAALASKDAFEHDLKARGLGEITTEIYGPDEDTPFYYAEDYHQGYLEKNPGGYCGLKGTGVVCAI from the coding sequence ATGTTCGGTTTGAAAACCCAAATGATTTCAAAAGATCAGGCCCTGACGGGCCGTCCTGATCCGCTCCCTACCGATGATATCCATGCTGTGCTAGGCACCCCGATCAAGGGGCCGTTCCCGGAAGGTTTAGAAACCGTCGTGGTGGCGATGGGCTGTTTCTGGGGCGTTGAGCGGCTGTTCTGGAAGCAGGACGGCGTTTATTCGACGGCGGCCGGCTATATTGGCGGCTATACGCCGAACCCGACCTATAAAGAGGTGTGCTCCGGTCAGACCGGCCATACCGAAGGTGTTCAGATCGTTTATGATCCGGCCAAAATCAGCTTCAACCAGTTGCTGAAACTGTTCTGGGAGGAGCATAACCCGACCCAAGGGTTCCGTCAGGGCAATGATGTTGGCACCCAGTACCGATCAGCCATCTTTGCCCGTACCGACGCTCAGTATCAGGCGGCGCTGGCCTCAAAAGATGCGTTTGAGCACGACCTCAAGGCCCGCGGTTTGGGTGAGATCACCACGGAAATCTATGGTCCCGATGAGGATACGCCCTTTTACTACGCCGAGGATTACCATCAGGGCTATTTAGAGAAGAATCCCGGCGGCTATTGCGGCCTCAAAGGCACCGGCGTGGTGTGTGCGATTTAA
- a CDS encoding NAD(P)H-hydrate dehydratase, which translates to MPDPVDNSPALWAEALNWPKPDGNKYDRGHAVVLGGPVAATGAARLSARAALRGGAGLVSIACDPSALMVYAVACEAVMTKPVKDADAFSALIADPRITGVLMGPAAGVTDRTRAMVLAALGAIKPCVLDADALSVFEGEPDTLFEAITAPAILTPHEGEFARLFGKVTDREADAVAAARKSGAVMVLKGRDTVIARPDGRVAINRNASEWLATAGSGDVLAGLCVSLLAQGLPAFEAACAACWMHSEAAYLFGPGLIAEDLPDQLPRVWQGLSLGHNGFNVHG; encoded by the coding sequence ATGCCTGATCCTGTCGATAACAGCCCGGCCCTGTGGGCTGAGGCGCTCAACTGGCCCAAGCCGGACGGCAACAAATATGATCGCGGCCATGCGGTCGTGCTGGGCGGGCCGGTAGCGGCGACGGGTGCGGCCCGGCTGTCGGCACGGGCAGCCTTGCGCGGCGGTGCGGGGCTGGTCAGCATCGCCTGCGATCCGTCGGCCCTGATGGTCTATGCCGTGGCGTGTGAGGCCGTCATGACCAAGCCGGTCAAGGACGCGGACGCATTTTCGGCCCTAATCGCTGATCCACGCATCACCGGCGTACTGATGGGGCCTGCGGCGGGGGTCACTGACCGGACGCGGGCGATGGTGTTGGCCGCGTTAGGGGCGATCAAACCCTGCGTGCTGGACGCCGATGCCTTGAGCGTATTTGAAGGCGAGCCCGATACCCTGTTCGAGGCCATCACCGCCCCCGCCATCCTTACCCCGCATGAAGGCGAATTTGCCCGTCTCTTTGGCAAGGTCACGGACCGCGAAGCCGATGCTGTGGCCGCAGCCCGAAAAAGCGGGGCGGTTATGGTGCTCAAAGGCCGCGATACGGTCATTGCCAGACCTGACGGCCGAGTAGCGATCAACCGCAATGCCTCGGAATGGCTGGCGACTGCCGGATCAGGTGACGTGCTGGCCGGACTGTGCGTCAGCTTGCTGGCCCAAGGGTTGCCAGCGTTCGAGGCGGCCTGCGCCGCCTGCTGGATGCATTCTGAGGCCGCCTATCTGTTTGGACCCGGCCTGATCGCCGAAGACCTGCCGGATCAACTGCCCCGCGTCTGGCAGGGCCTGTCGCTCGGCCACAATGGCTTCAATGTGCATGGCTAA
- the wrbA gene encoding NAD(P)H:quinone oxidoreductase has protein sequence MAKILVLYYSSYGHIETMAGAIAEGARKAGATVDIKRVPETAPLEVAKAAHFKLDQAAPIATIAELADYDAIIVGTGTRFGRITSQMAAFLDQAGGLWAKGALNGKVGAAFTSTATQHGGQETTLFSIITNLLHFGMVIVGLPYSFQGQMTLEEITGGSPYGATTIAGGDGSRQPSENELAGARHQGELVAQTALKLFG, from the coding sequence ATGGCCAAGATATTGGTACTTTATTATTCGTCCTACGGCCATATTGAAACCATGGCGGGTGCGATCGCCGAAGGTGCCCGCAAGGCCGGTGCCACAGTCGATATCAAGCGCGTGCCGGAAACCGCACCCTTGGAGGTGGCTAAGGCCGCCCATTTCAAGCTGGATCAGGCCGCCCCGATTGCGACCATAGCCGAACTGGCGGATTATGATGCGATTATTGTTGGCACCGGCACGCGCTTTGGGCGGATCACGTCGCAGATGGCGGCGTTTCTGGATCAGGCGGGCGGGCTGTGGGCCAAGGGTGCGCTCAACGGTAAGGTCGGGGCCGCGTTTACCTCAACCGCCACGCAGCACGGCGGGCAGGAGACGACGCTGTTTTCCATCATCACCAATCTGCTGCATTTCGGGATGGTGATCGTGGGGCTGCCCTACAGCTTTCAGGGGCAGATGACGCTGGAAGAAATCACCGGCGGCTCACCTTACGGCGCCACGACGATTGCCGGCGGCGACGGGTCACGTCAGCCGTCGGAGAATGAGCTTGCGGGCGCGCGTCATCAGGGCGAACTGGTCGCGCAGACGGCATTGAAGTTGTTTGGGTAA
- a CDS encoding DUF86 domain-containing protein, with the protein MSKPERTSGYIGHMIEAIDRALIYTAPFDTAAAFGQNSQALDAVIRTIEILGEAANKISQHDPDFISAHPDIPWKSMRTMRNKMIHDYFSVDPMVVWQTVKTDLPPLRDRLNALLT; encoded by the coding sequence TTGAGCAAACCTGAACGTACCTCCGGCTATATTGGCCACATGATTGAGGCGATTGATCGCGCTTTGATCTACACAGCCCCTTTCGACACCGCCGCAGCCTTCGGCCAAAATTCGCAAGCGCTGGACGCCGTGATCCGTACCATAGAAATTCTGGGGGAAGCGGCGAACAAGATCAGCCAGCATGACCCTGACTTTATCAGCGCCCATCCTGACATCCCTTGGAAGTCCATGCGCACCATGCGTAATAAGATGATCCACGACTATTTCTCGGTTGATCCTATGGTCGTGTGGCAAACCGTCAAAACCGACCTGCCGCCCCTGCGCGACAGACTGAACGCCCTTTTGACGTAA
- a CDS encoding nucleotidyltransferase family protein has protein sequence MKPSEALDAKRVQLRGLVSRYGLSRPRVFGSVLTGTDTPLSDLDLLVDPSETTTLFTLAKLQDEAEALLGFNVSVLTPDALPASFRAKVLREAQAL, from the coding sequence ATGAAACCGTCCGAAGCCCTTGATGCCAAACGTGTTCAACTGCGCGGCCTCGTCAGCCGTTACGGGTTGTCGCGCCCGCGCGTGTTCGGCTCTGTTTTGACGGGCACTGACACGCCCCTGAGCGATCTGGATTTGCTGGTTGACCCGTCCGAGACGACCACGCTGTTTACGCTGGCTAAGCTACAGGACGAAGCCGAAGCCCTGCTGGGGTTCAATGTTTCCGTCCTGACGCCCGACGCCCTGCCCGCATCCTTCCGCGCCAAGGTCTTGCGTGAGGCTCAGGCCCTTTGA
- the typA gene encoding translational GTPase TypA: MNLRNIAIIAHVDHGKTTLVDALLAQSGVFRANEATVERAMDSNDQERERGITILAKCTSVLWNGKAGETRINIIDTPGHADFGGEVERILGMVDGCVILVDAEEGVMPQTKFVLGKALKLGLRPILCINKVDRPHADPDRVHNEAFDLFAIMGATEEQLDFPHIYASGKAGWATMDMKEPSETLAPLFDLIVDHVPPPAAQSRVDEPFQMLSVLIESDPFLGRILTGRIAAGKAVAGLAIKALNRDGVEIERGRITKVLAFRGLKRQPIDEGTEAGDICAIAGLSKATVADTLCDMSLNEALPAQPIDPPTISMTVSVNNSPLAGREGSKVQSRVIRDRLLKEAESNVAIRVTETAEKDAYEVAGRGELQLGVLIENMRREGFEVAISRPRVVYQINEETGERMEPIEDVMIDVDDEFSGIVIEKLSARKAELKDMGPSGGGKTRIQLKSPSRSLIGYQGEFLTDTRGSGVLNRVFSHYEPYKGIIDQNRKGVLVSNGDGETAAFALWNLEDRGTMFVGAGEKTYQGMIIGENARSDDLDVNPMKAKQLTNVRASGKDEAIRLTPPRRPTLEQAIAYIEDDELVEVTPLNIRLRKRELNPSFRKKRVKAD, encoded by the coding sequence ATGAACTTAAGAAATATCGCGATTATCGCTCACGTTGACCACGGCAAGACGACGCTGGTGGATGCGCTGCTGGCACAGTCCGGCGTCTTCCGCGCCAATGAGGCGACGGTTGAGCGCGCCATGGATAGCAATGACCAGGAACGCGAACGCGGCATCACCATCCTTGCCAAATGTACCTCCGTTCTGTGGAACGGTAAGGCCGGTGAGACGCGCATCAACATCATCGACACGCCGGGCCACGCCGACTTCGGCGGCGAAGTTGAGCGGATTCTGGGCATGGTGGACGGCTGTGTGATCCTGGTGGACGCCGAAGAAGGCGTCATGCCGCAGACCAAGTTCGTGCTGGGTAAGGCGCTGAAACTGGGCCTGCGTCCGATCCTGTGCATCAACAAGGTTGACCGCCCACACGCCGATCCTGACCGCGTGCATAACGAAGCGTTCGACCTGTTTGCCATCATGGGCGCTACCGAAGAACAACTCGACTTCCCGCACATCTATGCGTCGGGTAAGGCCGGTTGGGCGACTATGGATATGAAGGAGCCTTCGGAAACGCTGGCGCCGCTGTTTGACCTGATCGTGGATCACGTCCCGCCGCCCGCCGCGCAATCGCGCGTGGATGAGCCGTTCCAGATGCTGAGCGTTCTGATCGAATCCGATCCGTTCCTGGGCCGCATCCTGACCGGCCGAATTGCTGCGGGTAAGGCCGTTGCCGGTCTGGCCATCAAGGCGCTGAACCGTGACGGCGTTGAAATCGAGCGCGGCCGGATCACCAAGGTTCTGGCCTTCCGCGGTCTGAAGCGTCAGCCGATCGACGAAGGCACCGAAGCCGGTGACATCTGCGCGATTGCGGGCCTCAGCAAGGCAACCGTGGCAGATACCCTGTGCGATATGTCGCTGAATGAGGCTCTGCCCGCACAGCCGATCGATCCGCCGACCATCTCGATGACCGTGTCCGTCAACAATTCGCCTCTGGCCGGCCGTGAAGGCTCCAAGGTGCAGTCGCGCGTGATCCGTGATCGCCTGCTGAAAGAAGCGGAATCCAACGTGGCGATCCGCGTGACGGAAACGGCTGAAAAAGACGCCTACGAAGTTGCCGGTCGTGGTGAACTTCAACTGGGCGTTCTGATCGAAAACATGCGCCGCGAAGGCTTTGAAGTCGCGATTTCGCGTCCGCGCGTGGTCTATCAGATCAACGAAGAAACCGGCGAGCGCATGGAGCCGATCGAAGACGTCATGATCGACGTGGACGATGAGTTCTCCGGCATCGTGATCGAAAAGCTGTCGGCCCGTAAGGCTGAGCTTAAGGACATGGGCCCGTCCGGTGGTGGCAAGACCCGCATCCAGCTCAAGTCGCCGTCGCGCTCGCTGATCGGTTATCAGGGCGAGTTCCTGACCGATACGCGCGGGTCGGGCGTGCTGAACCGCGTGTTCTCGCACTATGAGCCGTACAAAGGCATCATCGACCAAAACCGTAAGGGCGTGCTGGTCTCCAATGGTGACGGCGAAACGGCGGCCTTTGCGCTGTGGAACCTCGAAGACCGCGGCACCATGTTTGTGGGTGCGGGCGAAAAGACCTATCAGGGCATGATCATCGGCGAAAATGCCCGCTCAGACGATCTCGATGTCAACCCGATGAAGGCCAAGCAGCTCACCAACGTGCGCGCTTCGGGTAAGGATGAAGCCATCCGCCTGACGCCGCCGCGCCGCCCGACGCTGGAGCAGGCGATTGCCTATATCGAAGACGATGAACTGGTGGAAGTGACGCCACTCAACATCCGTCTGCGCAAGCGCGAGCTGAACCCTTCGTTCCGCAAGAAGCGCGTGAAGGCGGACTGA
- a CDS encoding ATP/GTP-binding protein produces the protein MLYRLEIENFFSIRDRQVIDLSIPTNVSDPDSRYAPIFEGSDIRAPKIVAIYGANASGKTTILKALQFIAAFIRDSAQAKAFVSPLERFNDEEFMNRPIRFAMELGGIMDYSQSIDADNREGVRVVFGTWRYELEIEVKDGVFTRVLTEAIRQRPLGKGKWQRVFEREVSGEVLGSTSFKISGYSHLLTTLRPTESVIAGFAYFKHPTAMLYVDLAQRVLGNLLGNHSPANDGFLIRFLAENPNLLTSLNRDLSRIDVGVEELRFVDSPSGPQPMFKHSGLHQEMPWALESQGTHAFIRLFPILALTLERGGIALIDEFDTLIHPLLLPELLRWFYDQSDRNPLDGQLWLSCHSATLLEELAKEEVVIAEKNRMGRTTVFSLMDMKSVRRDDNLYKKYLGGAYGGVPMIG, from the coding sequence ATGTTATATCGATTAGAGATCGAAAACTTTTTTTCGATCCGGGATCGTCAGGTCATTGATCTGTCTATTCCCACAAATGTTTCCGACCCTGATAGTCGGTATGCCCCGATTTTCGAGGGTAGCGATATTCGAGCGCCCAAAATTGTGGCGATCTATGGCGCAAACGCGTCGGGCAAGACGACTATTCTAAAAGCCCTGCAATTCATTGCAGCCTTCATTCGCGACAGCGCGCAAGCAAAGGCATTTGTGTCACCACTAGAGCGGTTCAACGACGAAGAGTTTATGAACAGACCAATCCGTTTCGCCATGGAACTTGGCGGCATCATGGATTACAGCCAGTCGATCGACGCCGACAACAGAGAAGGTGTACGGGTCGTCTTCGGCACCTGGCGCTATGAATTGGAAATCGAAGTCAAGGATGGCGTATTTACTCGTGTTCTAACCGAAGCTATTCGCCAAAGGCCACTTGGCAAAGGTAAATGGCAGCGCGTCTTTGAACGAGAGGTCTCTGGGGAAGTACTCGGTTCGACCAGCTTCAAGATTTCCGGCTACAGCCACCTCTTGACGACATTACGGCCGACGGAATCCGTTATTGCCGGCTTCGCCTATTTTAAACACCCTACGGCTATGCTCTATGTGGATCTGGCGCAACGTGTCCTCGGAAACCTCTTGGGAAATCATTCTCCCGCGAACGACGGGTTTCTCATCAGATTTCTTGCCGAGAACCCTAACCTCCTGACAAGCTTAAACCGCGACCTAAGCCGAATTGACGTCGGTGTGGAGGAACTGCGCTTTGTTGACTCCCCCAGTGGCCCTCAACCTATGTTCAAACATAGCGGTTTGCACCAAGAGATGCCTTGGGCCCTGGAAAGTCAGGGTACACACGCATTTATCCGGTTGTTTCCCATACTGGCACTAACTCTCGAACGGGGTGGTATCGCTCTTATCGATGAATTTGACACGCTTATACATCCTTTGCTTCTACCGGAACTGCTACGCTGGTTCTACGATCAGTCCGATCGCAACCCTTTGGATGGTCAACTCTGGCTTAGTTGTCATTCAGCGACCCTGCTGGAGGAACTCGCCAAGGAAGAGGTCGTTATTGCCGAAAAGAACAGGATGGGTCGAACCACCGTGTTCAGCCTCATGGATATGAAGTCTGTGCGGCGGGACGATAACCTTTATAAGAAGTATCTGGGAGGGGCGTATGGTGGTGTGCCTATGATCGGATGA
- a CDS encoding RloB domain-containing protein → MKTRRGHIPPRKRFFVGCEGESEQSYVQVLQRLCDDAGLHVHLHAELLGGGDALKRLETAERKLPRLLQRSQFEAKFALLDTDQLSLSVENASKAAALEQKLGITVIWQKPCHEGLLAKHFVGANKQPLTANDAMAHLHEFWPEYQKAMTAQKVASRIDLAAAHQAAAQIKELRNLLICIGLILPHA, encoded by the coding sequence ATGAAGACGCGCCGTGGTCACATTCCACCGCGTAAGCGCTTTTTCGTGGGATGCGAAGGGGAGTCTGAGCAGTCGTACGTGCAGGTTCTTCAGAGGTTATGTGATGATGCTGGCCTGCACGTTCACTTACACGCGGAACTTCTTGGCGGGGGAGATGCCTTAAAGCGATTGGAAACGGCAGAACGCAAATTACCCCGACTGCTCCAGCGTAGCCAGTTCGAAGCAAAGTTTGCTCTCCTTGACACCGATCAACTAAGTCTGAGTGTGGAAAATGCTTCGAAAGCAGCCGCCCTAGAACAAAAATTGGGTATAACGGTGATCTGGCAGAAGCCTTGCCACGAAGGACTGCTGGCGAAACACTTTGTAGGTGCGAATAAACAACCGCTGACCGCTAACGATGCCATGGCGCATTTGCACGAGTTTTGGCCCGAGTATCAGAAAGCTATGACCGCCCAAAAAGTGGCCTCGCGAATTGATCTGGCGGCGGCCCATCAGGCTGCCGCGCAAATCAAGGAGCTTCGGAACCTTTTGATATGCATTGGTCTCATTTTACCTCATGCTTGA
- a CDS encoding DMT family transporter, whose amino-acid sequence MPKGILLGFLAFASFAISDAFIKSIHGALPAYQLGFFSAAFSVLLLPFVWKRGTSAVDMVRPKRPGLWVLRGILSVINILTSVLAFTHLSMAEAFALIFLMPLAVTAMSVWFLSEKVTLSGWAAISLGFIGVLVVLRPGFREIEIGHIAALTCGFTGAGLSVLLRKVGQTEKPISLFGAGQLFPLVIFALLMIPGFVPPTPMQWVAIAFYATLSAGGNMLLMFASRLSPASQIAPTQYSQMLWGLGLGYVFFHDRIDLITLLGVVLIVGAGLWLFLPKRSKSVKA is encoded by the coding sequence ATGCCAAAAGGGATTTTGCTGGGCTTTTTGGCCTTTGCGTCGTTTGCCATTTCCGACGCCTTTATCAAATCCATCCACGGTGCCCTGCCCGCCTACCAGCTTGGGTTTTTCAGTGCGGCCTTTTCGGTGTTGTTGCTGCCGTTTGTGTGGAAGCGCGGCACGTCAGCGGTTGATATGGTCCGCCCCAAGCGACCGGGTCTGTGGGTGTTGCGCGGTATATTATCGGTCATCAATATCCTGACCAGCGTGCTGGCCTTCACCCACCTGAGCATGGCCGAAGCCTTTGCCCTGATCTTCCTGATGCCGTTGGCTGTCACCGCCATGTCGGTGTGGTTCCTCAGTGAGAAGGTCACATTAAGCGGCTGGGCGGCCATTAGTTTAGGATTTATTGGCGTTCTGGTGGTCTTAAGGCCTGGGTTTCGTGAGATAGAGATTGGCCACATCGCAGCGCTCACCTGCGGATTTACCGGCGCGGGCCTGTCGGTTTTGTTGCGCAAGGTCGGCCAGACCGAAAAGCCGATCAGCCTGTTTGGCGCCGGTCAGTTGTTCCCGCTGGTGATCTTTGCCCTCCTGATGATCCCCGGCTTTGTGCCGCCCACGCCGATGCAGTGGGTGGCGATTGCCTTTTACGCCACGCTGTCGGCCGGCGGGAATATGCTGCTGATGTTCGCATCACGCCTGTCGCCCGCCAGCCAGATCGCCCCCACCCAGTACTCACAAATGCTGTGGGGGCTGGGGCTGGGATATGTCTTTTTTCACGACCGCATCGACCTGATCACCCTTCTGGGGGTTGTCCTGATCGTCGGCGCAGGTCTGTGGCTGTTTCTGCCAAAGCGCTCTAAATCCGTTAAGGCGTGA
- a CDS encoding aromatic acid exporter family protein, with the protein MKLSSYPKLAARVTPKIWRRVSGRVVGRWQRVWRDALASSIAAVVTWFLARHLFGHEMPLFAAISAIICLAPGLPSHSRQAVGILVGVFTGIVVGETVLWLPPDWRLVQFALAPFLAMIVASSYGLPVVVPIQAGTSALLVIAIGPETAGEARMLDVILGAGVGLLFSQILITPDPLRTIDGAARELLSSLADGMEGCAEALRHQQPSRSEAALIGLSDAHRSIVSMNSSISNARDDAKWSLRGRFMAAEVRDIAARYDRHAIRLYAASVLFADNLNYVLRESAKDAGGPVPESLIVRVETMADILRHMAEGDPLNMPAGSDAPPDYPRLQAESAAWVVCYHHLDLVNKALKAFNPHEVRQG; encoded by the coding sequence GTGAAGTTAAGCTCATATCCGAAACTGGCAGCACGCGTGACGCCGAAAATCTGGCGCAGAGTGTCCGGCCGCGTGGTCGGGCGCTGGCAGAGGGTGTGGCGCGACGCCCTGGCCTCATCGATCGCGGCGGTGGTGACGTGGTTTCTGGCCCGGCATCTGTTCGGCCATGAGATGCCGCTGTTTGCGGCCATCAGCGCGATAATTTGCCTGGCCCCCGGTCTGCCCAGCCATTCGCGGCAGGCGGTGGGGATTTTGGTCGGCGTATTCACCGGTATTGTGGTCGGGGAAACCGTGCTGTGGCTGCCGCCGGACTGGCGGCTGGTGCAGTTTGCGCTGGCGCCGTTTCTGGCCATGATTGTCGCCTCAAGCTATGGGCTGCCGGTTGTGGTGCCGATACAGGCGGGGACGTCGGCGCTGCTGGTGATCGCTATCGGGCCGGAAACCGCCGGTGAAGCGCGGATGCTGGATGTCATTCTGGGGGCCGGGGTCGGGCTGCTATTTAGTCAGATCCTGATCACACCCGACCCGTTGCGCACGATTGACGGGGCGGCGCGGGAGCTGTTGAGCAGTCTGGCCGACGGCATGGAGGGCTGCGCGGAGGCGCTGCGTCATCAGCAGCCGTCGCGCTCCGAAGCGGCCCTGATCGGGCTGTCGGACGCGCACCGCAGTATCGTCAGCATGAACAGCTCGATCTCCAATGCCCGCGATGACGCCAAATGGTCCCTGCGCGGGCGGTTCATGGCGGCGGAGGTGCGCGATATCGCTGCCCGTTACGACCGCCATGCCATCCGGCTTTATGCGGCCAGTGTGCTGTTTGCCGATAACCTGAACTATGTGCTGCGGGAGTCGGCCAAAGACGCGGGCGGGCCTGTGCCCGAAAGCCTGATCGTGCGGGTTGAGACTATGGCGGATATTCTGCGCCATATGGCGGAGGGTGACCCGCTTAATATGCCGGCGGGTTCCGACGCGCCGCCCGATTATCCGCGGCTTCAGGCCGAATCTGCGGCGTGGGTGGTGTGTTATCACCACCTTGATCTGGTGAATAAGGCGCTAAAGGCCTTCAATCCCCATGAAGTGCGGCAGGGGTAA
- a CDS encoding TonB-dependent receptor plug domain-containing protein, which translates to MTSRITHTFGARLRRSLNLSTAMVAVAVMSASGVAMAQEAAPVAQTLSEAVDDQVQEVVVVGTRSSLQSAMNRKKRAGTVSDSIVAEDIGQFPDKNVGEALGRVTGVQLSRDMGEGSAVSIRGVEPDLNRIEINGMSVLSTAGNLNVYGGGGRSNDFRELPSEMVKSIDVFKGFTADMTEGGIGGTVSVQTRKPLDFKKPTFSITASAQNLDTMDGWKPRTSLFGATQLFDGKLGLMGSLNFDKVVTRGDYYDDHSWARLADFDNSDEKTVSYFNQTYGNEVSDYISGFQTEASCASIAAVGTLTAAQARTACETQWYDYQPRVPRYRVWTRDDNRSSGEFTAQYKFNDQMDAFVTYQKNKRTQVLNDINYGTDFTTLDRLNNTSTINANPALNGCGTRIVAANAGAVPGVVVDENHNVTEFVVGDCLGTTGRGGNNAFSVSSRDFQYEFELGIRLLRFQLQW; encoded by the coding sequence ATGACTTCCCGTATCACGCACACATTTGGCGCGCGTCTGCGCCGCAGTCTGAACCTGAGCACCGCCATGGTCGCGGTGGCCGTCATGTCGGCTTCCGGCGTCGCCATGGCTCAGGAGGCTGCCCCGGTCGCCCAGACTTTGTCGGAAGCGGTTGACGATCAGGTGCAGGAAGTCGTCGTCGTCGGTACGCGCTCCAGCCTTCAGTCGGCTATGAACCGTAAGAAGCGCGCCGGCACGGTGTCGGATTCGATCGTTGCCGAAGATATCGGTCAGTTTCCCGACAAAAACGTCGGTGAAGCTCTGGGCCGTGTTACGGGCGTGCAGTTGTCGCGTGATATGGGTGAGGGCAGTGCAGTCTCGATCCGCGGCGTTGAGCCCGACCTGAACCGTATCGAAATCAATGGCATGAGCGTGCTGTCGACGGCGGGCAACCTTAACGTCTATGGCGGCGGTGGCCGTTCCAACGACTTCCGCGAACTGCCGTCGGAAATGGTCAAGTCGATCGACGTGTTCAAGGGCTTTACGGCGGATATGACCGAAGGCGGTATTGGCGGCACGGTCAGTGTTCAGACCCGCAAGCCCCTGGACTTCAAAAAGCCGACCTTCTCGATCACGGCGTCAGCGCAAAACCTGGATACCATGGACGGCTGGAAGCCGCGCACCAGCTTGTTTGGCGCGACCCAGTTGTTTGATGGTAAGCTTGGCCTGATGGGCAGCCTCAACTTTGATAAGGTTGTCACCCGCGGCGACTATTATGACGACCATTCGTGGGCGCGTCTGGCCGATTTCGACAATTCCGACGAAAAGACGGTCAGCTACTTCAACCAGACGTACGGCAACGAGGTCAGCGATTACATCTCAGGCTTTCAGACCGAGGCAAGCTGCGCCAGCATCGCCGCCGTTGGCACACTGACCGCCGCTCAGGCCCGTACTGCCTGCGAAACCCAGTGGTATGATTACCAGCCGCGCGTGCCGCGTTACCGGGTCTGGACGCGTGATGATAACCGCTCTTCGGGTGAGTTCACGGCGCAATATAAGTTCAATGATCAGATGGACGCCTTCGTCACCTATCAGAAGAACAAGCGTACTCAGGTGCTTAACGACATCAACTATGGTACAGATTTCACGACCCTTGACCGACTTAACAACACCAGCACGATTAACGCAAACCCGGCTTTGAACGGTTGTGGAACCAGAATCGTCGCAGCGAATGCTGGTGCCGTACCGGGTGTGGTGGTTGATGAAAACCACAACGTCACCGAATTTGTTGTCGGCGATTGTCTAGGGACGACGGGTCGCGGCGGCAACAATGCCTTCAGCGTTTCCTCGCGCGATTTCCAGTACGAGTTCGAGCTCGGAATACGTCTCTTACGGTTTCAACTACAATGGTGA